A part of Ammospiza caudacuta isolate bAmmCau1 chromosome 5, bAmmCau1.pri, whole genome shotgun sequence genomic DNA contains:
- the CKAP4 gene encoding cytoskeleton-associated protein 4 — protein sequence MEKITFSPHLSLSHSGACCGYSSQNHKQLKQQLHKAEFRCVLPKLRGGPKTGRRTGLGWGTPGAGGYGDGKRSERSLRSTPARERVCHREAGPALPLRPARRFPVPLLPWGWGWALYATSASRQGRSPSPCAWRLPGAGRGAWRGPGRRLRLPSILPPSLLRPLPLLLLCVRRRRRSAMSAAKHRGSKGVSPPAANEKSVQLGAGEEPPAKKPAAAGHGRGGRAGGGGRSGAGPRRGWVMLLGAVVVLGAALPAGWYVLQLQEEVGRSAREVEASGRQRQELAATLDTVVQKVRSLQTTFGEFESMMKIVQQKQEVSEKSVKQGESEINRISEVLEKLQNEILKDLSDGIHMVKDARERDFTSLENTVEERLTELTKSINDNIAVFTEVQQRSQDEINNMKAKVGSLEQADVYKHEIKVLKDAFDEMQASMKIKEKDIETLKSTIDSMESDVYTEVKELVNLKQQHEKFKEAADTEHLSLKALQEKVLRAEDSIRQLPSDIKRLDEDLLQVKANLNKWEDNELFRKALETFGKNSEGLESRLRHIEDSLESLASVAAQNSEKLESFLSKEAEYENKLSALEQSITTLQGLSNTDVTSVTDVLKNLGEAQTSLYNDMEDLKRSISDLPSSGALQDVQKQISTLLDQGNLQADQTHSQGYLEKFSSMEGSVDELRSSVSQVDSDLKMLRTAVDSLVAYSVKIEKNENSLESVKSSVDDLRNDLERLFVKVEKIHENI from the exons ATGGAGAAAATAACTTTCTCTCCACACCTTTCTCTCAGTCATTCCGGAGCTTGCTGCGGGTATTCCAGCCAAAATCACAAGCAATTAAAGCAGCAGTTGCATAAGGCAGAATTCCGCTGCGTTCTACCAAAACTACGAGGGGGGCCAAAAACTGGCAGAAGGACCGGTCTGGGTTGGGGGACGCCCGGCGCGGGGGGCTACGGGGATGGAAAGCGCTCCGAGCGCTCCCTCCGCTCCACACCGGCTCGGGAGAGGGTCTGTCATCGCGAGGCTGGGCCGGCGCTTCCTCTCCGCCCCGCCCGTCGCTTCCCGGTCCCATTgctcccctggggatggggctgggcccTATACGCCACGTCTGCCTCCCGGCAGGGACGGAGCCCATCCCCGTGTGCGTGGCGGCTccccggggcggggcggggagcCTGGCGCGGCCCGGGCCGGCGCCTCCGCCTtccctccatcctccctccctctctccttcgCCCACTCccgctcctcctgctctgcGTACGACGGCGGCGGCGTTCCGCTATGTCGGCCGCCAAGCACCGGGGCTCTAAGGGGGTCAGCCCGCCCGCCGCTAACGAGAAGAGCGTGCAGCTCGGCGCCGGCGAGGAGCCGCCAGCGAAGaagccggcggcggcggggcacggccggggcgGCAGGGCCGGCGGCGGGGGCCGCTCTGGTGCCGGCCCCCGCCGCGGCTGGGTGATGCTGCTGGGCGCCGTGGTGGTGCTGGGCGCCGCGCTGCCCGCCGGCTGGTACGTGCTGCAACTGCAGGAGGAGGTCGGGCGGAGCGCCCGGGAGGTTGAGGCCTCCGGCCGGCAGCGGCAGGAGCTGGCCGCCACCCTGGACACCGTGGTGCAGAAG GTACGTTCTCTTCAAACTACATTTGGAGAATTTGAATCCATGATGAAAATTGTTCAGCAGAAGCAGGAGGTGAGCGAGAAGTCTGTTAAACAAGGGGAGAGTGAAATAAACCGGATCAGTGAAGTGCTTGAGAAGCTGCAGAATGAAATTTTGAAAGACTTGTCTGATGGCATTCACATGGTGAAAGATGCAAGGGAACGAGACTTCACATCTCTGGAAAACACAGTGGAAGAGAGACTAACAGAGCTGACCAAGTCTATAAATGATAACATTGCTGTATTCACTGAAGTCCAGCAACGGAGCCAAGATGAAATCAACAATATGAAAGCAAAGGTTGGTTCACTAGAACAGGCAGATGTGTATAAACATGAAATTAAGGTGCTAAAAGATGCTTTTGATGAGATGCAAGCatccatgaaaataaaagaaaaggacaTAGAGACCTTGAAGAGTACAATAGACTCCATGGAGTCTGATGTGTACACTGAAGTGAAAGAGTTAGTCAACCTCAAACAGCAACATGAGAAGTTCAAAGAGGCTGCGGACACTGAACACCTTTCATTAAAAGCTTTACAAGAGAAAGTTCTGAGAGCTGAGGATTCTATTAGGCAGCTCCCTAGTGACATTAAAAGACTTGATGAAGATTTACTACAAGTTAAAGCCAACCTCAACAAATGGGAAGATAATGAACTCTTCAGAAAAGCATTAGAAACTTTTGGGAAGAACAGTGAAGGACTGGAGTCTCGATTGAGGCACATAGAAGACAGCCTAGAGTCTCTAGCATCTGTTGCTGCTCAAAACAGTGAAAAGTTGGAATCTTTCCTTTCTAAGGAGGCAGAGTATGAGAATAAGCTCAGTGCCCTAGAACAAAGCATTACCACTCTTCAGGGACTCTCAAATACAGATGTAACTTCAGTCACAGATGTTCTGAAAAATCTTGGTGAGGCACAGACTTCACTGTACAACGACATGGAAGACTTAAAGAGAAGCATCAGTGACTTGCCATCCTCTGGTGCTCTCCAGGATGTCCAGAAGCAAATTAGTACTTTGTTGGATCAAGGAAATCTTCAGGCAGATCAAACACATTCTCAAGGTTACcttgaaaagttttcttctatgGAAGGCTCTGTAGATGAACTGAGATCTTCTGTTAGCCAGGTCGATTCTGATTTGAAAATGCTAAGAACTGCAGTGGATAGTTTAGTCGCCTATTCAGTGAAAATTGAAAAGAATGAGAACAGCTTGGAGTCTGTGAAGAGCTCAGTAGATGACCTGAGGAATGATCTGGAAAGGTTGTTTGTGAAAGTagaaaaaatacatgaaaatatttag